In Lagenorhynchus albirostris chromosome 14, mLagAlb1.1, whole genome shotgun sequence, one DNA window encodes the following:
- the P2RX2 gene encoding P2X purinoceptor 2 isoform X4 has translation MRVRNATCDSDEDCVAGQLDMLGNGLRTGRCVPYYHGSSKTCEVSAWCPVEDGASVSQFLGKMAPNFTILIKNSIHYPKFQFSKGNIENRKDGYLKHCTFHEVSDLYCPIFKLGYIVEQAGENFTQLAVSGGVIGVIINWDCDLDLSASKCNPKYSFRRLDPKHVPASSGYNFRFAKYYKVNGTTTRTLIKAYGIRIDVIVHGQAGKFSLIPTIINLATALTSIGVGSFLCDWILLTFMNKNKVYSHKKFDKVCTPGPSSGSWPVTLALVLGQGPPPPYPCSADPGQAGQPQGEGQSQAWAVPPPLPCPTSAPSEQMVDAPKRGAGPGLGTSEPSQQDCALTDARGLAQL, from the exons ATGAGGGTCAGAAACGCCACGTGCGACTCGGACGAGGACTGCGTGGCTGGGCAGCTGGACATGCTGGGGAACG GCCTGCGGACCGGGCGCTGCGTGCCTTATTACCACGGGTCCTCCAAGACCTGCGAGGTGTCCGCCTGGTGCCCGGTGGAGGACGGGGCCTCAGTCAG CCAGTTTCTCGGTAAGATGGCCCCCAATTTCACCATCCTCATCAAGAACAGCATCCACTACCCCAAATTCCAGTTCTCCAA GGGCAACATCGAGAACCGGAAGGATGGCTACCTGAAACACTGCACATTCCATGAGGTCTCTGACCTCTACTGCCCCATCTTCAAGCTGGGCTACATCGTGGAGCAGGCAGGGGAGAACTTCACGCAGCTGGCAGTCTCG GGTGGTGTAATTGGGGTCATTATCAACTGGGACTGTGACCTGGACCTGTCGGCGTCAAAGTGCAACCCCAAATACTCCTTCCGGAGGCTCGACCCCAAGCATGTCCCAGCCTCATCTGGCTACAACTTCAG GTTCGCCAAGTATTACAAAGTAAACGGTACCACCACCCGCACACTCATCAAAGCCTACGGGATCCGAATTGACGTCATCGTGCACGGACAG GCAGGGAAGTTCAGCCTGATTCCCACCATCATTAACCTGGCCACAGCGCTGACCTCTATCGGGGTG GGCTCCTTCCTGTGCGACTGGATCTTGCTAACGTTCATGAACAAAAACAAGGTCTACAGCCATAAGAAATTTGACAAGGTGTGTACTCCAGGGCCTTCCTCAGGCAGCTGGCCTGTGACCCTGGCCCTTGTTTTGGGCCAGGGCCCTCCCCCACCCTATCCCTGCTCCGCAGACCCAGGCCAGGCTGGCCAACCGCAAggtgaggggcagagccaggcctgggctgTCCCACCCCCATTGCCTTGCCCCACCTCTGCCCCGTCTGAGCAGATGGTGGATGCTCCCAAGCGGGGTGCAGGACCAGGGCTTGGCACCTCTGAGCCTTCCCAACAGGACTGCGCTCTCACAGACGCCCGAGGATTGGCCCAGCTCTGA
- the P2RX2 gene encoding P2X purinoceptor 2 isoform X3, which translates to MAAAEPKTPAGTAAARRLARSCWSAFWDYETPKVIVVKNRRLGIVYRTVQLLILLYFVWYVFIVQKSYQDRETGPESSVITKVKGITSSENKVWDVEEYVKPPEGGSVFSIITRIEVTPFQTLGTCAESMRVRNATCDSDEDCVAGQLDMLGNGLRTGRCVPYYHGSSKTCEVSAWCPVEDGASVSQFLGKMAPNFTILIKNSIHYPKFQFSKGNIENRKDGYLKHCTFHEVSDLYCPIFKLGYIVEQAGENFTQLAVSGGVIGVIINWDCDLDLSASKCNPKYSFRRLDPKHVPASSGYNFRFAKYYKVNGTTTRTLIKAYGIRIDVIVHGQAGKFSLIPTIINLATALTSIGVGSFLCDWILLTFMNKNKVYSHKKFDKMVDAPKRGAGPGLGTSEPSQQDCALTDARGLAQL; encoded by the exons ATGGCGGCGGCCGAGCCCAAGACCCCCGCGGGGACGGCCGCGGCCCGACGCCTGGCCCGGAGCTGCTGGTCCGCGTTCTGGGACTACGAGACGCCCAAGGTGATCGTGGTGAAGAACCGGCGCCTGGGCATCGTGTACCGCACGGTGCAGCTGCTCATTCTGCTCTACTTCGTGTG GTACGTGTTCATCGTGCAAAAGAGCTACCAGGACAGGGAGACGGGCCCCGAGAGCTCCGTCATCACCAAGGTCAAGGGCATCACTTCGTCCGAGAACAAAGTGTGGGACGTGGAGGAGTACGTGAAACCCCCCGAG GGGGGCAGCGTGTTCAGCATCATCACCAGGATCGAGGTCACCCCCTTCCAGACCCTCGGAACCTGCGCCGAG AGTATGAGGGTCAGAAACGCCACGTGCGACTCGGACGAGGACTGCGTGGCTGGGCAGCTGGACATGCTGGGGAACG GCCTGCGGACCGGGCGCTGCGTGCCTTATTACCACGGGTCCTCCAAGACCTGCGAGGTGTCCGCCTGGTGCCCGGTGGAGGACGGGGCCTCAGTCAG CCAGTTTCTCGGTAAGATGGCCCCCAATTTCACCATCCTCATCAAGAACAGCATCCACTACCCCAAATTCCAGTTCTCCAA GGGCAACATCGAGAACCGGAAGGATGGCTACCTGAAACACTGCACATTCCATGAGGTCTCTGACCTCTACTGCCCCATCTTCAAGCTGGGCTACATCGTGGAGCAGGCAGGGGAGAACTTCACGCAGCTGGCAGTCTCG GGTGGTGTAATTGGGGTCATTATCAACTGGGACTGTGACCTGGACCTGTCGGCGTCAAAGTGCAACCCCAAATACTCCTTCCGGAGGCTCGACCCCAAGCATGTCCCAGCCTCATCTGGCTACAACTTCAG GTTCGCCAAGTATTACAAAGTAAACGGTACCACCACCCGCACACTCATCAAAGCCTACGGGATCCGAATTGACGTCATCGTGCACGGACAG GCAGGGAAGTTCAGCCTGATTCCCACCATCATTAACCTGGCCACAGCGCTGACCTCTATCGGGGTG GGCTCCTTCCTGTGCGACTGGATCTTGCTAACGTTCATGAACAAAAACAAGGTCTACAGCCATAAGAAATTTGACAAG ATGGTGGATGCTCCCAAGCGGGGTGCAGGACCAGGGCTTGGCACCTCTGAGCCTTCCCAACAGGACTGCGCTCTCACAGACGCCCGAGGATTGGCCCAGCTCTGA
- the P2RX2 gene encoding P2X purinoceptor 2 isoform X1, translated as MAAAEPKTPAGTAAARRLARSCWSAFWDYETPKVIVVKNRRLGIVYRTVQLLILLYFVWYVFIVQKSYQDRETGPESSVITKVKGITSSENKVWDVEEYVKPPEGGSVFSIITRIEVTPFQTLGTCAESMRVRNATCDSDEDCVAGQLDMLGNGLRTGRCVPYYHGSSKTCEVSAWCPVEDGASVSQFLGKMAPNFTILIKNSIHYPKFQFSKGNIENRKDGYLKHCTFHEVSDLYCPIFKLGYIVEQAGENFTQLAVSGGVIGVIINWDCDLDLSASKCNPKYSFRRLDPKHVPASSGYNFRFAKYYKVNGTTTRTLIKAYGIRIDVIVHGQGSFLCDWILLTFMNKNKVYSHKKFDKVCTPGPSSGSWPVTLALVLGQGPPPPYPCSADPGQAGQPQGEGQSQAWAVPPPLPCPTSAPSEQMVDAPKRGAGPGLGTSEPSQQDCALTDARGLAQL; from the exons ATGGCGGCGGCCGAGCCCAAGACCCCCGCGGGGACGGCCGCGGCCCGACGCCTGGCCCGGAGCTGCTGGTCCGCGTTCTGGGACTACGAGACGCCCAAGGTGATCGTGGTGAAGAACCGGCGCCTGGGCATCGTGTACCGCACGGTGCAGCTGCTCATTCTGCTCTACTTCGTGTG GTACGTGTTCATCGTGCAAAAGAGCTACCAGGACAGGGAGACGGGCCCCGAGAGCTCCGTCATCACCAAGGTCAAGGGCATCACTTCGTCCGAGAACAAAGTGTGGGACGTGGAGGAGTACGTGAAACCCCCCGAG GGGGGCAGCGTGTTCAGCATCATCACCAGGATCGAGGTCACCCCCTTCCAGACCCTCGGAACCTGCGCCGAG AGTATGAGGGTCAGAAACGCCACGTGCGACTCGGACGAGGACTGCGTGGCTGGGCAGCTGGACATGCTGGGGAACG GCCTGCGGACCGGGCGCTGCGTGCCTTATTACCACGGGTCCTCCAAGACCTGCGAGGTGTCCGCCTGGTGCCCGGTGGAGGACGGGGCCTCAGTCAG CCAGTTTCTCGGTAAGATGGCCCCCAATTTCACCATCCTCATCAAGAACAGCATCCACTACCCCAAATTCCAGTTCTCCAA GGGCAACATCGAGAACCGGAAGGATGGCTACCTGAAACACTGCACATTCCATGAGGTCTCTGACCTCTACTGCCCCATCTTCAAGCTGGGCTACATCGTGGAGCAGGCAGGGGAGAACTTCACGCAGCTGGCAGTCTCG GGTGGTGTAATTGGGGTCATTATCAACTGGGACTGTGACCTGGACCTGTCGGCGTCAAAGTGCAACCCCAAATACTCCTTCCGGAGGCTCGACCCCAAGCATGTCCCAGCCTCATCTGGCTACAACTTCAG GTTCGCCAAGTATTACAAAGTAAACGGTACCACCACCCGCACACTCATCAAAGCCTACGGGATCCGAATTGACGTCATCGTGCACGGACAG GGCTCCTTCCTGTGCGACTGGATCTTGCTAACGTTCATGAACAAAAACAAGGTCTACAGCCATAAGAAATTTGACAAGGTGTGTACTCCAGGGCCTTCCTCAGGCAGCTGGCCTGTGACCCTGGCCCTTGTTTTGGGCCAGGGCCCTCCCCCACCCTATCCCTGCTCCGCAGACCCAGGCCAGGCTGGCCAACCGCAAggtgaggggcagagccaggcctgggctgTCCCACCCCCATTGCCTTGCCCCACCTCTGCCCCGTCTGAGCAGATGGTGGATGCTCCCAAGCGGGGTGCAGGACCAGGGCTTGGCACCTCTGAGCCTTCCCAACAGGACTGCGCTCTCACAGACGCCCGAGGATTGGCCCAGCTCTGA
- the P2RX2 gene encoding P2X purinoceptor 2 isoform X2 — translation MAAAEPKTPAGTAAARRLARSCWSAFWDYETPKVIVVKNRRLGIVYRTVQLLILLYFVWYVFIVQKSYQDRETGPESSVITKVKGITSSENKVWDVEEYVKPPEGGSVFSIITRIEVTPFQTLGTCAESMRVRNATCDSDEDCVAGQLDMLGNGLRTGRCVPYYHGSSKTCEVSAWCPVEDGASVSQFLGKMAPNFTILIKNSIHYPKFQFSKGNIENRKDGYLKHCTFHEVSDLYCPIFKLGYIVEQAGENFTQLAVSGGVIGVIINWDCDLDLSASKCNPKYSFRRLDPKHVPASSGYNFRFAKYYKVNGTTTRTLIKAYGIRIDVIVHGQGSFLCDWILLTFMNKNKVYSHKKFDKTPEDWPSSEPTPTFCRAALKTWACWGPLKSVAPGAPHSPGQHGLDLGPGPCPHTSTLRRSKTSSQRAPVQPGSGMT, via the exons ATGGCGGCGGCCGAGCCCAAGACCCCCGCGGGGACGGCCGCGGCCCGACGCCTGGCCCGGAGCTGCTGGTCCGCGTTCTGGGACTACGAGACGCCCAAGGTGATCGTGGTGAAGAACCGGCGCCTGGGCATCGTGTACCGCACGGTGCAGCTGCTCATTCTGCTCTACTTCGTGTG GTACGTGTTCATCGTGCAAAAGAGCTACCAGGACAGGGAGACGGGCCCCGAGAGCTCCGTCATCACCAAGGTCAAGGGCATCACTTCGTCCGAGAACAAAGTGTGGGACGTGGAGGAGTACGTGAAACCCCCCGAG GGGGGCAGCGTGTTCAGCATCATCACCAGGATCGAGGTCACCCCCTTCCAGACCCTCGGAACCTGCGCCGAG AGTATGAGGGTCAGAAACGCCACGTGCGACTCGGACGAGGACTGCGTGGCTGGGCAGCTGGACATGCTGGGGAACG GCCTGCGGACCGGGCGCTGCGTGCCTTATTACCACGGGTCCTCCAAGACCTGCGAGGTGTCCGCCTGGTGCCCGGTGGAGGACGGGGCCTCAGTCAG CCAGTTTCTCGGTAAGATGGCCCCCAATTTCACCATCCTCATCAAGAACAGCATCCACTACCCCAAATTCCAGTTCTCCAA GGGCAACATCGAGAACCGGAAGGATGGCTACCTGAAACACTGCACATTCCATGAGGTCTCTGACCTCTACTGCCCCATCTTCAAGCTGGGCTACATCGTGGAGCAGGCAGGGGAGAACTTCACGCAGCTGGCAGTCTCG GGTGGTGTAATTGGGGTCATTATCAACTGGGACTGTGACCTGGACCTGTCGGCGTCAAAGTGCAACCCCAAATACTCCTTCCGGAGGCTCGACCCCAAGCATGTCCCAGCCTCATCTGGCTACAACTTCAG GTTCGCCAAGTATTACAAAGTAAACGGTACCACCACCCGCACACTCATCAAAGCCTACGGGATCCGAATTGACGTCATCGTGCACGGACAG GGCTCCTTCCTGTGCGACTGGATCTTGCTAACGTTCATGAACAAAAACAAGGTCTACAGCCATAAGAAATTTGACAAG ACGCCCGAGGATTGGCCCAGCTCTGAGCCCACTCCCACCTTCTGTCGTGCTGCACTGAAGACCTGGGCCTGTTGGGGGCCCCTGAAGTCTGTGGCCCCAGGAGCGCCCCACTCCCCAGGGCAGCATGGCTTGGACCTTGGACCTGGGCCCTGCCCACACACCTCAACACTGCGTCGCAGCAAAACCAGCAGCCAAAGGGCCCCCGTGCAACCAGGCAGTGGGATGACATGA